From Haliotis asinina isolate JCU_RB_2024 chromosome 8, JCU_Hal_asi_v2, whole genome shotgun sequence, a single genomic window includes:
- the LOC137293814 gene encoding neural cell adhesion molecule 2-like translates to MLFSAIVVACLQCIFAGSVFRRIGDDLDLDVQLPPYEFLYVVSPHHTHLCTIIKVYHTMKIYSDNQTFRCGQSTEIGKVRMSWTNITSQDAGHYHWSLGSMVNTSGTLLTMFVTGTPTVPTIRLKQIPVYGHQAILRCQSNSTTIPATHHLVMRYQWLQENQLLRNNSNILISGDSLTIKRVNHREEQQYQCLAKEDESESVLAKLEFSPEYGPYSLDVNVSEIARPVEDSNLCVSCVADCKPSCTYTWLRKDEVLYGAVSGVMVLPHVKRSRSGYYSCKAYNRHGDLEKRIQVDVQYQPNIMKETYFTPTQTINEGQEVDMRCDVDSNPAPTITWLKEDIVVKRKALDADVPNISGDQHIFRNSFTKKSAVCEDGGLYRCQASNGVGNEREETVTLHVKCSVRTDGDHDESFITPTGTSLNVTLHVIAYPKPLLIGWEHIVGDNAIKVNTQVYTVTYVAKPKEFEHGLILTHVDMTDIDQGEYRTEMTNDVGSSLEFRYIITVQVPPEAPKELRVTMVGETYVGILWKAGFNGHAIQHFEISFKSAGASEEQPWTIDPTIIREDTTHVNLSSLDKGTMYKIRIRARNDVGTSGYSNMVNVQTQRGGKPSRTDPRTTAAGQTTGRPLWDHTSDGNTLMKDNETSFVGFHPVSYGSRITGIVFALVGTSVVFLMVSFLLFKGPLKHRMMRLGGTMNQHTRMSVEENAYELPTTRDSGSGGGEDDGENAGCSSRQSEHIYEVPVVMEGTEHEVPSVYLMTASERCRKLEQPRQRTTCEF, encoded by the exons ATGCTGTTCTCGGCGATAGTGGTAGCCTGTCTACAATGCATCTTCGCAG GTTCTGTATTCAGGAGAATTggagatgaccttgaccttgatgtCCAGCTCCCTCCTTATGAATTTCTGTACGTGGTCAGTCCACATCatacacatttatgtacaataaTCAAAGTTTATCACACGATGAAAATATATTCTGATAACCAGACGTTTCGATGCGGACAATCCACCGAGATCGGAAAAGTTCGAATGTCTTGGACCAACATAACCTCTCAAGATGCTGGACATTATCATTGGTCCCTGGGCTCAATGGTAAATACCAGTGGCACGCTGCTGACGATGTTTGTGACAG GCACGCCAACTGTCCCAACTATAAGACTTAAACAAATCCCAGTTTACGGTCACCAAGCCATTCTCAGATGTCAATCTAATTCTACAACCATACCTGCGACCCATCATCTGGTAATGAGATACCAGTGGCTTCAGGAAAATCAGCTACTTAGGAATAACAGCAACATCCTTATTTCTGGTGATTCCTTGACAATAAAACGTGTCAACCACCGTGAAGAACAGCAGTATCAATGTTTGGCAAAAGAAGACGAGTCTGAATCTGTTCTGGCAAAACTGGAGTTCAGTCCCGAAT ATGGACCATACAGCCTTGATGTCAATGTTTCCGAGATAGCGAGACCTGTGGAAGATTCTAACCTGTGTGTGTCGTGCGTTGCTGACTGCAAACCAAGTTGCACCTATACCTGGCTGCGGAAGGACGAAGTACTATATGGCGCAGTCTCAGGGGTGATGGTACTGCCACATGTAAAGAGGAGCCGGAGTGGTTACTATAGTTGCAAAGCTTACAATCGTCATGGCGACCTGGAAAAACGAATCCAGGTGGATGTTCAGT atCAACCAAATATCATGAAAGAAACATACTTTACTCCGACACAAACAATCAACGAGGGTCAAGAGGTTGACATGAGATGTGATGTGGACAGCAACCCAGCACCAACCATCACATGGCTGAAAGAGGATATCGTAGTGAAGCGAAAGGCACTGGACGCCGATGTACCAAACATTAGTGGAGACCAGCACATCTTCAGAAACAGCTTCACAAAGAAGAGTGCAGTATGTGAAGATGGCGGTCTGTACAGATGTCAAGCCAGTAATGGTGTCGGAAATGAGAGGGAAGAAACTGTTaccttacatgtgaaat GTTCTGTTCGCACAGACGGTGACCATGATGAATCATTCATTACTCCAACAGGAACAAGTCTGAATGTCACTCTACATGTCATCGCTTATCCAAAGCCACTACTTATAGGCTGGGAGCATATTGTGGGTGACAATGCGATCAAGGTCAACACACAGGTGTACACCGTGACGTATGTCGCCAAGCCAAAGGAATTTGAACACGGTTTGATTTTAACGCACGTTGACATGACGGACATTGACCAAGGGGAGTACAGGACAGAAATGACCAATGATGTAGGGAGTAGCCTGGAGTTCAGATACATTATTACTGTTCAAG TTCCTCCCGAGGCGCCCAAGGAATTGAGAGTCACCATGGTGGGAGAGACCTACGTTGGTATCTTGTGGAAGGCAGGATTTAATGGTCATGCCATACAGCactttgaaatttcattcaAAAGTGCAGGAGCATCTGAGGAACAGCCCTGGACTATTGACCCGACCATCATCAGAGAGGACACCACTCACGTAAATCTTAGTTCCCTAGACAAAGGTACCATGTACAAGATTCGTATACGCGCTCGGAATGACGTTGGAACAAGCGGTTACTCCAACATGGTGAACGTTCAGACACAGCGAGGAG GAAAGCCATCCCGAACAGATCCTCGCACAACAGCAGCGG GACAAACAACAGGACGACCACTGTGGGATCACACATCTGATGGAAACACTC TAATGAAAGACAATGAGACATCATTCGTCGGCTTCCATCCTGTATCATATG GTTCCCGTATCACTGGCATCGTGTTTGCTCTCGTGGGAACATCTGTGGTGTTCCTAATGGTGTCCTTTCTCTTGTTTAAAG GGCCTTTAAAGCATAGAATGATGCGCCTCGGCGGTACCATGAACCAGCACACAAGGATGAGTGTTGAGGAAAACGCATATGAGCTGCCCACAACACGCGACAGCGGCTCTGGAGGAGGCGAAG ACGATGGCGAGAACGCTGGATGCTCTTCTCGACAGAGTGAACACATATATGAAGTACCTGTCGTGATGGAGGGGACAGAACATGAAGTACCTTCCGTGTACTTGATGACAGCTTCAGAAAGATGCAGAAAACTGGAACAGCCCCGTCAGAGAACGACTTGTGAATTTTAG